The Marinilabiliales bacterium sequence GCCTGAGCTTTTCGGCACTCTGTTCAATATTCTCCCTCTGCTTGCCTTTGAACTCATCCAGGTTTTCAAGCACCTGCTGAACAGACTTGAATTTGGAAATGATCTTTTTGGCTGTCTTCTCGCCAATGCCCGGAACACCCGGTATATTGTCTGACGCATCTCCCATCATCGCCAGAACATCGATTACTTGTTGCGGATCGTCAATATCATAATGCTTCATCACCTCATCAGGGCCCCATACCTCTGCATCATTACCGGATCTTTTCGGTTTATACAGGAAAATATTGCCGGAAACAAGCTGGCAGAAATCCTTGTCAGGCGTCATCATATAGGTGGTATATCCCCTCTTCTCAGCTTTCCTGGCAAGGGTGCCGATAACGTCGTCAGCCTCGTAGCCGGCAGCTTCTAACACCGGTATGTTGTAAGCCTCAAGGAGGTTTCTGATCCACGGCACGGATCTCTTTATGTCTTCCGGTGTTTCATCCCTGTTGGCCTTGTAGGCGGAAAACATCTCGTGCCGGAAAGTGGGTGAAGGGGGATCGAAAACGACGGCTATATGGCTCGGCTTTTCATTTTTAAGAACTTCATCGAGTGTGTTCACAAAACCGAAAATGGCCGACGTGTTAAGCCCCTTTGAGTTGAAACGGGGATTCCTGATGAAGGCATAATATGACCGGTAGATCAGCGCGTAGGCGTCGAGCAAAAAAAGCTTCTTTTCTGATGGCATAATAATCTTGTTTAAGAATTGCCTTGGTCTTCACGGCCCGTTCGCCGGCAGCCGGCCCATGCACAGGTGTTATGGTATTCAGGGGTTATCTGACGCAAACCACTCTGCATAAGATGTGGAGGTTTCCTGGAGCCGGAGAGAGTGGAGCTCGACGCCGGCAGGCAGCCTCTTCCCGATGCGTCCCGCAAAATCAACTATCATGTTCTCACATGTAGGCTGGTAATCAACAATCCTGAGTTTATCCAACATCGCCCCCATGCTTTTATAGTGCCCCTCAGGCACTTCACTGCTAATGACCAAAGCATGGTCAAATTCACTTATCACGGCTTCGGCGACCATCTTGCGCAGATCGCCGAAATCCATGACCATCCCGTGGGTGGATTCGGCTTTGTTCTTTACCGGATGGCCCGTTACTGTTACAAAGAGCCTGTATGAATGCCCGTGCAGGCTTTTGCACGGACCATCATAATTCCAAAGGGCATGGGCCATCTCAAAATCAAACTGCTTCGTTACTCTGACTCTGGCCATATATGATAATTTTTATGCAAAAGTACTAAAATTAAACGGAGCATTACTGATATTATTGAGGCATGCTCAGGGGCAAAAGTGCAAATTGGGAATGTAATCATGGAAGGCATCGCAGGGCAGGATACAGGGGGGCTGCAGGGAAGCGGTGTGAGGCATGCTGCAAAAGGCGGGAGAGCCGCCAGGCATTCGGTGTGAAGCGCATGTTGCGGAAGGTGAAATTCGTCTGGAAAGCGGTGTGGAGCAGACCTCAGGGTGTCCGTTTCAAAGCCTTTTCTGCAAGTTCGCTTTCAACTGTTGTATCTGACCACTCGACACCGTTTTTGCTGCATTGGTTACCTATGCTCTCTTTGAGCTTCTTGATGTCACTGTAAAATATCTCACCAAGTTTCATCTTTGACGCCACTCCTTCAACGGTGTGAAATACAATCCTGAGTGTTTTGATCTCCACCTTTTTGAGCTCAGACCAGGAAATGATCCTTGACGGTTGGGACCAGGACAGCTTGTACTCAATACCCTGGTTGTTGAGAATAACATAACGGCGGCTTAGGCGGTAAAAAAACCCGTATGTATAGAGAATTATGTTGAAGCCGGCAAGCAGCAGGATAATCTGGAAAAGATATTCGTTGAATAAACGGCCATCGAGAATTCTCCTGATAATGGTTACTGACGAAATAATAATAATTGCAGCTGCAAGGATTAAATTAAAAATACGCCCGCTTTTTGAAAGCTTGTTGTATTCGTCAAGGTTAATAACCAGATCGTCCATAGCATTTAACTGTTTATGGTTAATTATCAGCAGAAGTAAAAGTAAGAAATAATTGGTTTGCCCTGTGCTGTTT is a genomic window containing:
- a CDS encoding 6-carboxytetrahydropterin synthase, with translation MARVRVTKQFDFEMAHALWNYDGPCKSLHGHSYRLFVTVTGHPVKNKAESTHGMVMDFGDLRKMVAEAVISEFDHALVISSEVPEGHYKSMGAMLDKLRIVDYQPTCENMIVDFAGRIGKRLPAGVELHSLRLQETSTSYAEWFASDNP